Proteins from a single region of Candidatus Woesearchaeota archaeon:
- a CDS encoding transcriptional coactivator p15/PC4 family protein — MQILGELFVTDNTKLVLSKGEFKGQERIDLRTEFNKDGEFIKTRKGINFNAEWVDDFIKLVEKLKD, encoded by the coding sequence ATGCAAATTTTAGGTGAACTATTTGTAACCGATAATACCAAATTGGTTTTATCAAAAGGTGAATTCAAAGGCCAAGAACGAATTGACCTAAGAACAGAATTTAACAAAGACGGTGAATTTATTAAAACCAGAAAAGGAATCAATTTTAATGCCGAATGGGTTGATGATTTTATTAAATTGGTCGAAAAACTGAAAGACTAA
- a CDS encoding major capsid protein gives KSLGTYLAKKDWEQRYYVDFFPLKYTPFLDFETLIGEGGVSAADLVAYNTSAPEKTRRVVDRLRGSIPPIRVKRIMDEKKLNEYNIIKHTAQNDADMQALFDLVYNDVDFCVESVQQRCEWLALQALSQASVSLTKDNSAGVITESAVDFQLPTANKEVVTAVNRKWTVANASTSKPITDIKTICQEARGKGVKIKHILMNPSKLTDFLASEEVSAFIYGIMISESGITPGVAPTLETVNRVLTQSGLPDILIMDCVIDIETESHDISSVDPWTSKYVSFIPELPLGKFLHAPIGAEAVKDPGIIQSKTGHILVQSISSQDPVMQKTVGLANAFVSFDKINQVWSLNTESNTTW, from the coding sequence AAAAAGCTTAGGAACATATTTAGCCAAAAAAGACTGGGAACAAAGATATTATGTTGATTTTTTCCCGCTTAAATATACACCATTTTTAGACTTTGAAACATTGATCGGGGAAGGCGGGGTTAGTGCCGCTGATTTAGTTGCGTACAATACCAGCGCACCGGAAAAGACAAGGCGCGTAGTTGACCGGTTGAGAGGATCTATTCCTCCAATTAGAGTTAAAAGGATCATGGACGAAAAGAAGCTGAATGAATATAACATAATAAAACATACAGCCCAAAATGATGCAGATATGCAAGCTTTATTTGATTTAGTTTACAATGATGTTGACTTCTGCGTTGAAAGTGTTCAACAGCGTTGCGAGTGGTTAGCATTGCAGGCGTTAAGCCAAGCCAGTGTTTCATTAACTAAGGATAATTCAGCGGGCGTCATAACAGAAAGTGCCGTTGATTTTCAATTGCCAACAGCTAATAAAGAAGTTGTTACAGCAGTTAATAGAAAATGGACAGTAGCCAATGCCAGCACTTCCAAACCTATTACTGATATTAAAACCATTTGCCAGGAAGCCAGGGGAAAGGGCGTTAAGATTAAGCATATTTTAATGAATCCAAGCAAATTAACGGACTTTTTAGCAAGTGAAGAAGTTAGCGCGTTTATTTATGGAATTATGATTAGTGAATCCGGTATAACTCCGGGCGTTGCTCCAACATTAGAAACAGTAAACCGCGTTTTAACTCAATCAGGCTTGCCAGATATTTTAATAATGGATTGTGTTATAGATATAGAAACAGAATCACACGATATTTCAAGTGTTGATCCCTGGACTTCAAAATATGTTAGCTTTATTCCAGAATTACCGTTGGGAAAATTTCTTCACGCGCCGATAGGCGCGGAAGCCGTCAAAGATCCTGGAATAATTCAGAGTAAAACAGGACATATTTTAGTACAAAGTATTTCTTCACAAGATCCAGTTATGCAAAAGACCGTCGGTTTAGCAAATGCTTTTGTATCTTTTGACAAAATAAACCAGGTATGGAGCTTGAATACAGAAAGCAATACTACCTGGTAG